A region of Polyangiaceae bacterium DNA encodes the following proteins:
- a CDS encoding hydantoinase B/oxoprolinase family protein has product MSKVAVDKVLVSILGRALRAITDEMSISMERSSRSPILCEARDFVTGLYDAEGNMLEQTENLPILSFSLSPVCRHIAEKFAGNVYPGDVFFHNDVFSFGNQNNDVAAFKPIFLGDELIGWAACKGHQADIGGAVRGGYNPAATEVWQEALRIPAVKVYERGKLRRDVWDLIFANIRLPIVQEDMRAEIGSCTVGERRLKALVEKYGLESFAAHKQALFESTRKLMEAEIQKIPDGVYKGEATSHFDGHHPGSKHQVRVTITVQGGHIRFDYSETDPQTTGFVNGTFTSSASATVLTFLQMVDPRIPHNQGMIEPIEIVIPEGTLLNAAYPAATTFGNHLCPNNADAIMRALAPVIPERVTAGWNQLLCSLSTGRDTRKGQDTKETYVDILFMGLKGGSGALPDADGYDHIGMIDASGGVLDQDYEMFEQITPHRLISHEYLCDSAGPGRQRGGLGVETRYLVGGADTQIVTFGDGDVEPAFGLDGGESGTLNFIDLEYPDGTRYRATTKDHVRGVPAGTLYVQQAGGGGGHGSPHERPADQVAREVRDGIVSLAAASERYGVAVDPKTWQVDQAETARLRGRS; this is encoded by the coding sequence ATGAGCAAGGTCGCCGTCGACAAGGTCCTGGTGAGCATCCTTGGCCGAGCCCTGCGCGCCATCACCGACGAGATGAGCATCAGCATGGAGCGGAGCAGCCGCTCGCCCATCCTGTGCGAGGCACGAGACTTCGTGACCGGGCTCTACGACGCCGAAGGCAACATGCTGGAGCAGACCGAGAACCTGCCCATCCTGAGCTTCTCGCTCTCGCCCGTGTGCCGCCACATCGCCGAGAAGTTCGCCGGCAACGTCTACCCGGGCGACGTCTTCTTCCACAACGACGTGTTCTCGTTCGGCAACCAGAACAACGACGTCGCGGCCTTCAAGCCCATCTTCCTGGGTGACGAGCTGATCGGCTGGGCCGCCTGCAAGGGGCACCAGGCGGACATCGGCGGCGCGGTGCGCGGCGGCTACAACCCGGCCGCCACCGAGGTCTGGCAGGAGGCGCTGCGCATCCCCGCGGTGAAGGTCTACGAGCGGGGCAAGCTCCGCCGCGACGTCTGGGATCTCATCTTCGCCAACATCCGCCTGCCCATCGTGCAGGAGGACATGCGCGCCGAGATCGGCAGCTGCACCGTGGGCGAGCGCCGGCTCAAGGCGCTGGTGGAGAAATACGGGCTCGAGAGCTTCGCGGCGCACAAGCAGGCGTTGTTCGAGTCCACCCGCAAGCTGATGGAGGCGGAGATCCAGAAGATCCCCGACGGCGTCTACAAGGGCGAGGCTACCTCCCACTTCGACGGCCACCACCCCGGCTCCAAGCACCAGGTGCGGGTCACCATCACGGTTCAGGGCGGGCACATCCGCTTCGACTACTCGGAGACGGATCCGCAGACCACGGGCTTCGTCAACGGCACGTTCACCTCCAGCGCCTCGGCCACGGTGCTCACGTTCCTTCAGATGGTGGACCCGCGCATCCCGCACAACCAAGGCATGATCGAGCCCATCGAGATCGTCATCCCGGAGGGCACGCTGCTCAACGCCGCGTACCCGGCCGCGACCACCTTCGGCAACCACCTGTGCCCGAACAACGCGGACGCCATCATGCGGGCGCTCGCGCCGGTGATCCCGGAGCGCGTCACGGCGGGCTGGAACCAGCTCTTGTGCTCGCTCTCCACGGGGCGCGACACGCGAAAGGGTCAGGACACCAAGGAGACCTACGTCGACATCCTGTTCATGGGCCTGAAGGGCGGCTCCGGTGCGCTGCCGGACGCCGACGGCTACGACCACATCGGCATGATCGACGCCTCCGGTGGCGTACTGGACCAGGACTACGAGATGTTCGAGCAGATCACTCCGCACCGGCTCATCTCCCACGAGTACCTGTGCGACTCGGCGGGCCCAGGCCGGCAGCGTGGCGGTCTCGGTGTCGAGACGCGCTACCTGGTGGGTGGCGCCGACACGCAGATCGTGACCTTCGGCGACGGCGACGTGGAGCCGGCGTTCGGCCTCGACGGCGGCGAGAGCGGGACGCTGAACTTCATCGACCTCGAGTACCCGGACGGCACGCGCTACCGCGCCACCACCAAAGACCACGTGCGCGGCGTGCCCGCCGGCACGCTCTACGTGCAGCAGGCCGGCGGCGGCGGCGGCCACGGCTCGCCGCACGAGCGCCCGGCCGACCAAGTCGCGCGCGAGGTGCGGGACGGCATCGTGAGCCTCGCGGCGGCGAGCGAGCGCTACGGCGTCGCGGTGGATCCCAAGACCTGGCAAGTGGACCAGGCCGAGACGGCGCGCTTGCGCGGGAGGAGCTGA
- a CDS encoding hydantoinase/oxoprolinase family protein yields MANDQTYKLGIDVGGTFTDLFLWTSAGETRSFKVLSTPKDPSIGVLDGVSSVAKAMGLSQRDFAERLTAIVHGTTVTTNATLTRRGAKTGLVTTLGVRDALEMRRGIREDQYDNRLGNVLPLVPRYLRRPVRGRLDYAGRELEPLCLDDVKEAAELFRQEGVTSVAVCFMNAFVSPEHEQAAAEALRRELPEAFVSVSSEVLPAVRFYNRVSTTTLDAFVGPVLRDYLRALTGRLAEAGFRGSLLIMQSSGGVALPDATAKKPAATLLSGPAAAPRAAAAWAGPSGFEDCLVVDMGGTSFDASLVRGGSVELKAEGEIARLRIALPMLDIVTIGAGGGSIGRVDAGGLLRMGPESAGADPGPACYGRGGQLPTCTDANVVLGYLDPSYFAGGELRLDADASRTAIARHVAEPLGLDVERAAVGMYRVINSNMAHGVREITVKRGLDPREFPMVVAGGAGSLHGTAIASELDIPVVLVPPVASVLCAAGMLLTDQQHDFVRSCISELEKLPKERLQGVVGELTRHGEAQLRRADVPADRIEQRVALDLRYLKQYHEVTVPVSLDAIERGDWSSMIAAFHREHDRLYGYELSAEGTPVELINVRVKSVGRVDKPALPRLPAGTADASHARKKSRRAYVPERDQFEELSVFDGHALRAGNRISGPALIERTDTTIFVSAAYDARFDDYGTAVVERRAS; encoded by the coding sequence ATGGCGAACGACCAGACCTACAAGCTCGGCATCGACGTCGGCGGGACGTTCACGGATCTGTTCTTGTGGACGAGCGCCGGCGAGACCCGGAGCTTCAAAGTGCTCTCCACCCCGAAGGACCCGAGCATCGGCGTGCTCGACGGCGTGAGCAGCGTCGCCAAGGCGATGGGGCTCTCGCAGCGGGACTTCGCGGAGCGACTGACCGCGATCGTGCACGGGACCACGGTCACCACGAACGCCACGCTCACGCGTCGGGGCGCGAAGACCGGCCTCGTCACCACCCTGGGCGTGCGCGACGCCCTGGAGATGCGCCGCGGCATCCGCGAGGACCAGTACGACAACCGCCTCGGCAACGTCCTGCCGCTGGTGCCGCGCTACCTGCGGCGCCCGGTGCGAGGCCGCCTGGACTACGCCGGCCGAGAGCTCGAGCCGCTCTGCCTCGACGACGTGAAGGAGGCCGCAGAGCTGTTCCGCCAGGAGGGCGTGACCAGCGTGGCCGTGTGCTTCATGAACGCCTTCGTCAGCCCGGAGCACGAGCAGGCCGCCGCCGAGGCGCTGCGCCGCGAGCTGCCCGAGGCGTTCGTCAGCGTGTCGAGCGAGGTCCTGCCCGCGGTGCGCTTCTACAACCGCGTCTCGACCACCACCCTGGACGCCTTCGTGGGCCCGGTGCTGCGCGACTACCTGCGCGCGCTGACGGGACGCCTGGCAGAGGCCGGCTTCCGCGGCTCGCTCTTGATCATGCAGTCGAGCGGCGGCGTGGCCCTGCCAGACGCGACCGCGAAGAAGCCGGCCGCGACGCTGCTCTCGGGTCCCGCCGCCGCCCCGCGCGCCGCGGCGGCCTGGGCGGGCCCGTCGGGCTTCGAGGACTGCCTGGTGGTGGACATGGGGGGCACCAGCTTCGACGCCTCGCTGGTGCGCGGCGGCTCGGTGGAGCTCAAGGCGGAGGGCGAGATCGCGCGCCTTCGCATCGCGCTGCCGATGCTCGACATCGTCACCATCGGCGCCGGCGGCGGCAGCATCGGGCGCGTGGACGCCGGCGGCCTCTTGCGCATGGGCCCCGAGTCGGCGGGCGCCGATCCCGGCCCCGCCTGCTACGGCCGCGGCGGGCAGCTGCCGACTTGCACCGACGCCAACGTGGTGCTCGGATACCTCGACCCGAGCTACTTCGCCGGCGGCGAGCTGAGACTCGACGCCGACGCCTCCCGCACCGCCATCGCCCGGCACGTGGCCGAGCCCCTGGGCCTCGACGTGGAGCGCGCGGCCGTCGGTATGTACCGCGTGATCAACTCGAACATGGCCCACGGCGTGCGCGAGATCACGGTGAAGCGTGGGCTCGACCCGCGCGAGTTCCCGATGGTCGTCGCGGGTGGCGCCGGCTCCCTCCACGGCACGGCCATCGCCAGCGAGCTCGACATCCCGGTGGTGCTGGTGCCACCGGTGGCCTCGGTGCTCTGCGCGGCGGGCATGCTGCTCACCGACCAGCAGCACGACTTCGTGCGCTCCTGCATCTCCGAGCTCGAGAAGCTGCCCAAGGAGCGCCTGCAAGGCGTGGTCGGGGAGCTCACCCGTCACGGCGAGGCGCAGCTCCGGCGCGCCGACGTCCCGGCGGACCGCATCGAGCAGCGCGTGGCCCTCGATCTGCGCTACCTGAAGCAGTACCACGAGGTCACGGTGCCCGTGTCTCTGGACGCGATCGAGCGGGGTGACTGGTCCAGCATGATCGCCGCCTTCCACCGCGAGCACGACCGGCTCTACGGCTACGAGCTCAGCGCGGAGGGTACGCCCGTGGAGCTGATCAACGTGCGCGTGAAGAGCGTCGGCCGAGTGGACAAACCCGCGCTGCCACGCCTGCCGGCGGGGACCGCCGACGCGAGCCACGCGAGGAAGAAATCCCGCCGCGCCTACGTGCCGGAGCGCGACCAGTTCGAGGAGCTCTCGGTGTTCGACGGGCACGCCCTGCGGGCCGGGAACCGCATCTCCGGCCCCGCTCTGATCGAGCGCACCGACACCACCATCTTCGTCAGCGCCGCCTACGACGCGCGTTTCGACGACTACGGCACCGCCGTCGTAGAGCGGAGGGCATCATGA
- a CDS encoding 2-oxoacid:acceptor oxidoreductase family protein — protein MSVKRHQVLLVGMGGQGVLAAAQILGMAAHAEGKPVVVGQLHGMSQRGGSVSCTAIFGEAESSHAAGDEMDVVVAFEPLEALRAVPSMGPRTRVVTNRHVVLPFQAVLDDALVPDAEQIVAALRDVAGETHVIDAPALVGAAGETRTLNVLMLGAAAGLGLLPVGEASLLDAIATRCGKKFAEANAKAFLLGRDAVRAERGSAREARV, from the coding sequence ATGTCCGTGAAGCGCCACCAGGTCCTGTTGGTCGGCATGGGCGGTCAGGGCGTGCTCGCCGCCGCTCAGATCCTCGGCATGGCGGCCCACGCGGAAGGAAAGCCGGTCGTCGTGGGCCAGCTCCACGGCATGAGCCAGCGCGGCGGCAGCGTGAGTTGCACGGCCATCTTCGGCGAGGCCGAGAGCTCCCACGCCGCCGGCGACGAGATGGACGTGGTGGTCGCCTTCGAGCCGCTCGAGGCGCTCAGGGCCGTGCCTTCCATGGGCCCGCGCACGCGCGTGGTGACGAATCGCCACGTCGTCTTGCCGTTCCAGGCGGTGCTCGACGACGCGCTCGTGCCCGACGCCGAGCAGATCGTCGCCGCGCTCCGCGACGTCGCCGGGGAGACCCACGTGATCGACGCGCCGGCGTTGGTCGGCGCCGCGGGCGAGACTCGCACGCTCAACGTGCTGATGCTGGGCGCCGCCGCGGGCCTCGGGCTCCTGCCGGTCGGCGAGGCGTCGCTGCTCGACGCCATCGCGACGCGCTGCGGGAAGAAATTCGCGGAGGCCAACGCGAAGGCATTTTTGCTCGGACGCGACGCGGTGCGCGCCGAGCGAGGCTCTGCCAGGGAGGCTAGGGTGTGA
- a CDS encoding FAD-dependent oxidoreductase, whose translation MDRESTQGRRSHPSSGEPLVEDRVGSTAHLLGNDAIVRGALEAGVAFVAGYPGTPSSEITDGFSRIARSRDIAFEYSVNEKVALELAFAAALAGARSLTAMKHLGLMVAGDPISTIPYVGVEAGMVVVSAGDPSCHTSPNEADQRHLGPMLHLPILDPSTPAEAHAMTRAAFELSEECRLPVLLRTTTRVAHSRGAVRLGELRPKRVTGFVRDPARHVPVPANARRMRLELKERVEVARAWMARSGFFQQHGRGKHVVLASGAPAATAADLLALAGASERVALWRLGTVYPLPEAQIVEALRGVERLLVVEELSPFLENALFALSARHGLSLTVLGKHSGHLPEEFEYGADVVQRALHDAFGVGQPPRKKPALPVVPPRAPSLCPGCPHRAAFVAARAAFDEDQIYMSDIGCYTLGYAPPLSTADALLCMGAGFTLAAGVAKVTGKRTVGFMGDSTFFHAGMPALLDSIKENANVVAVVLDNEITAMTGFQESPTREQRIEDVARALGARHVETIDPYELEASSAAFRRARGAPGTSVVVVRRPCPVNAARENGSAQKKPAYVAETERCRTCGRAELKLRCDVPITEGFERNLARVASQKGHLRLESDVAPCAERCPLSLCIQGYAGHLAAGEHVEALRHVMARTPLPHSVCRVCDRPCEDGCVRHGLDEPVAINDLKRYLVDWAEAERPELLDVERQPSNGLEVAVVGAGAAGLAAAHDLAVRGYAVTLFDAEARPGGLLTHGIPEYRLPEHSVSRDIERVLGLGVSFVGGQRLGVELRLDELRARYRAVFLAIGAHRGKTLELPGASDPAAPETIEALRYLRAVRLGLNVPAGSCVVVIGGGNAAIDAARSALRKGASSVSIACLEKPSAMPALCDEITAAEHEGVVLFTTVRPVRVEPSALVVARLADGAEQRLACDLVIVAIGQEPDPAALETSQLERDPNGLVRVDALTGHTSLPGVFAGGDVVFGERTVTNAIGWGLRAAWAIDRELSGAEVADRRPPPELPKKRALVSARAPVRPRRFPAELELDARLRGMGEVVRGLSAADAREEARRCLQCGLCGNCRACIEALGCPAIGMDPSREHVVVDPVWCIGCGVCADVCSNRALSPAGAPCP comes from the coding sequence GTGGACCGGGAGAGCACACAGGGGAGGCGGTCTCACCCGAGCTCCGGAGAGCCGCTCGTCGAGGACCGAGTCGGCAGCACCGCGCACCTGCTCGGCAACGACGCCATCGTGCGCGGCGCGCTCGAGGCGGGAGTGGCGTTCGTCGCGGGCTACCCCGGCACGCCGTCGTCGGAGATCACCGATGGTTTCTCGCGCATCGCGCGCTCGAGAGACATCGCGTTCGAGTACTCGGTCAACGAGAAGGTCGCGCTCGAGCTGGCCTTCGCCGCGGCGCTCGCCGGCGCCCGCTCGCTCACGGCGATGAAGCACCTCGGGCTGATGGTCGCCGGTGACCCGATCTCGACCATTCCCTACGTCGGCGTCGAGGCCGGCATGGTGGTCGTCAGCGCGGGCGATCCTTCATGCCACACCAGCCCGAACGAGGCCGATCAGCGGCACCTCGGCCCGATGTTGCACTTGCCGATCCTAGATCCGAGCACCCCTGCGGAGGCGCACGCGATGACCCGTGCCGCGTTCGAGCTCTCGGAAGAGTGCCGGCTGCCCGTGCTGCTCCGAACCACGACGCGTGTCGCTCACTCGCGCGGAGCAGTTCGCCTCGGCGAGCTCCGCCCGAAGCGCGTCACCGGCTTCGTGCGAGACCCCGCCCGACATGTACCCGTTCCAGCCAACGCGCGGCGCATGCGCCTCGAGCTCAAGGAGCGCGTGGAGGTCGCCCGGGCCTGGATGGCGCGCTCCGGCTTCTTCCAGCAGCACGGACGGGGCAAGCACGTCGTGCTCGCCAGCGGCGCGCCCGCCGCGACCGCGGCGGATCTGCTAGCCCTCGCGGGCGCCTCCGAGCGCGTGGCGCTGTGGCGCCTCGGCACGGTCTACCCGCTGCCGGAGGCCCAGATCGTCGAGGCGCTTCGCGGGGTCGAGCGCCTCCTGGTGGTGGAGGAGCTGTCCCCGTTCCTGGAGAACGCGCTGTTCGCGCTGAGCGCTCGCCACGGCCTCTCGCTCACGGTGCTCGGCAAGCACTCCGGCCACCTGCCGGAGGAGTTCGAATACGGCGCCGACGTCGTCCAGCGCGCGCTCCACGACGCGTTCGGTGTGGGGCAGCCGCCCCGCAAGAAGCCAGCCCTGCCCGTGGTTCCGCCCCGAGCGCCGTCCTTGTGCCCTGGCTGCCCGCACCGCGCGGCCTTCGTCGCCGCGCGCGCCGCGTTCGACGAGGACCAGATCTACATGAGCGACATCGGCTGCTACACGCTGGGCTACGCGCCGCCGCTCAGCACCGCCGACGCCCTCTTGTGCATGGGCGCCGGCTTCACGCTGGCAGCTGGGGTGGCCAAGGTCACCGGCAAGCGCACCGTCGGCTTCATGGGGGACTCGACGTTCTTCCACGCCGGCATGCCGGCGCTGCTCGACTCCATCAAGGAGAACGCGAACGTCGTGGCGGTGGTGCTGGACAACGAGATCACGGCGATGACCGGCTTCCAGGAGAGCCCGACCCGCGAGCAGCGCATCGAGGACGTCGCGCGAGCGCTCGGCGCGCGACACGTCGAGACCATCGATCCCTATGAGCTCGAGGCCTCGAGCGCCGCGTTCCGCCGGGCAAGGGGCGCGCCGGGCACGAGCGTGGTCGTCGTGCGCCGCCCCTGCCCGGTCAACGCCGCGCGCGAGAACGGCAGCGCCCAGAAGAAGCCGGCTTACGTGGCGGAGACCGAGCGCTGCCGGACCTGCGGTCGGGCCGAGCTGAAGCTCCGTTGCGACGTCCCCATCACCGAGGGCTTCGAGCGGAACTTGGCGCGCGTGGCTTCGCAGAAGGGCCACCTCCGGCTCGAGTCCGACGTGGCTCCTTGCGCCGAGCGCTGCCCGCTCTCGCTGTGCATCCAAGGCTACGCCGGCCACCTCGCCGCGGGCGAGCACGTCGAAGCGCTGCGGCACGTGATGGCCCGAACGCCGCTGCCTCACTCGGTGTGCCGGGTGTGCGATCGCCCGTGCGAAGACGGCTGCGTTCGGCACGGCCTCGACGAGCCGGTCGCCATCAATGATCTGAAGCGCTACCTGGTGGACTGGGCCGAGGCGGAGCGACCGGAGCTCCTCGACGTGGAAAGGCAGCCCTCGAACGGCCTCGAGGTCGCGGTGGTGGGCGCGGGGGCCGCGGGGCTCGCCGCGGCGCACGACCTGGCGGTGCGCGGCTACGCGGTGACGCTGTTCGACGCCGAAGCGCGCCCGGGCGGGCTCTTGACCCACGGCATCCCCGAGTACCGCCTGCCGGAGCACAGTGTGTCGCGCGACATCGAGCGAGTGCTCGGCCTCGGGGTGAGCTTCGTCGGCGGGCAGCGCTTGGGTGTGGAGCTCCGGCTCGACGAGCTTCGCGCGCGCTACCGCGCGGTGTTCCTGGCCATCGGCGCTCACCGCGGCAAGACGCTCGAGCTTCCGGGCGCGAGCGACCCCGCGGCCCCGGAGACCATCGAAGCCCTGCGCTACTTGCGCGCAGTGCGGCTCGGCCTGAACGTGCCCGCCGGCTCGTGCGTGGTGGTCATCGGCGGCGGTAACGCGGCCATCGACGCGGCGCGGAGCGCCCTGCGCAAGGGGGCGAGCTCGGTCAGCATCGCCTGCCTGGAGAAGCCGAGCGCCATGCCGGCCCTCTGCGACGAGATCACCGCGGCAGAGCACGAAGGGGTGGTCCTCTTCACCACCGTGCGGCCCGTGCGCGTGGAGCCGAGCGCGCTGGTGGTCGCGCGGCTCGCGGACGGCGCCGAGCAGCGACTGGCCTGCGATCTGGTGATCGTCGCCATCGGGCAGGAGCCCGATCCGGCGGCGCTCGAGACGAGCCAGCTGGAGCGCGATCCGAACGGCCTCGTTCGGGTGGATGCGCTCACGGGCCACACCTCGCTGCCCGGCGTGTTCGCCGGCGGCGACGTGGTGTTCGGGGAGCGCACCGTCACCAACGCCATCGGCTGGGGCCTGCGCGCAGCCTGGGCCATCGACCGCGAGCTGTCGGGAGCGGAGGTGGCGGATCGGCGGCCCCCGCCTGAGCTGCCGAAGAAGCGCGCGTTGGTCAGCGCGCGCGCGCCCGTACGCCCGCGCCGCTTCCCAGCGGAGCTGGAGCTGGACGCTCGCCTCCGCGGCATGGGCGAGGTGGTGCGAGGGCTCTCGGCGGCGGACGCCCGCGAGGAAGCCCGGCGCTGCTTGCAGTGCGGCCTGTGCGGCAACTGCCGCGCCTGCATCGAGGCGCTCGGCTGCCCCGCCATCGGCATGGACCCGAGCCGCGAGCACGTGGTCGTGGACCCGGTCTGGTGCATCGGCTGCGGCGTTTGTGCGGACGTCTGCTCGAACCGCGCGCTCTCACCCGCGGGGGCTCCATGTCCGTGA
- a CDS encoding fatty acid desaturase — protein sequence MGLRFAADVRTLLWVCLTIALVAFQFARPDYAPYLFWLSAYFALACGVIAHNHNHCPTFKSKRMNELFGHVISIFYGYPTFAWIPTHNLNHHKFVNRAGDATITWRHSKKNTLLVLVTYPIISAYYQSEPTASFIRQAKVKNPKLYRRIQIQYAVWLGSHAALLALAIWLHGARQGLVLWSLVCLIPALFALWTIMVFNYVQHIHTDPWSDHNHSRSFVGFWTNFFLFNNGLHGAHHENAGAHWTKLPEIHAKYVDQIDPRLMHKSMWWYFFQQYFLAPFFPSLGTTQVGRAAYDVPDAEQRSLSASDIGFGEEGTNEAILRA from the coding sequence ATGGGTCTCCGCTTCGCCGCCGACGTCCGCACGCTGCTCTGGGTCTGTCTCACGATCGCACTGGTCGCTTTCCAGTTCGCTCGCCCCGACTACGCCCCGTACCTGTTCTGGCTGAGCGCCTACTTCGCGCTCGCCTGCGGGGTGATCGCCCACAACCACAACCACTGCCCGACCTTCAAGAGCAAGCGCATGAACGAGCTCTTCGGGCACGTGATCTCGATCTTCTACGGCTACCCGACCTTCGCGTGGATCCCGACCCACAACCTGAACCACCACAAGTTCGTCAACCGCGCGGGCGACGCCACCATCACCTGGCGGCACTCCAAAAAGAACACCCTGCTCGTCCTGGTGACCTACCCGATCATCTCGGCGTACTACCAGTCCGAGCCCACCGCGTCGTTCATCCGCCAGGCCAAGGTCAAGAACCCGAAGCTCTACCGGCGCATCCAGATCCAATACGCCGTCTGGCTGGGCTCCCACGCGGCCCTCTTGGCCCTGGCCATCTGGCTTCATGGCGCGCGGCAGGGGCTCGTGCTCTGGTCCTTGGTCTGCCTGATCCCGGCGCTGTTCGCGCTCTGGACCATCATGGTCTTCAACTACGTGCAGCACATCCACACCGACCCCTGGTCGGACCACAACCACTCGCGCAGCTTCGTCGGTTTCTGGACGAACTTCTTCCTGTTCAACAACGGGCTGCACGGGGCGCACCACGAGAACGCCGGGGCGCACTGGACGAAGCTGCCGGAGATCCACGCCAAGTACGTGGACCAAATCGACCCGCGCCTGATGCACAAGAGCATGTGGTGGTACTTCTTCCAGCAGTACTTCCTGGCGCCGTTCTTCCCCTCGCTCGGCACCACGCAAGTCGGCCGCGCCGCCTACGACGTGCCGGATGCCGAGCAGCGCAGCCTCTCCGCCTCCGACATCGGCTTCGGCGAAGAGGGCACGAACGAAGCGATCCTGCGGGCCTGA
- a CDS encoding GAF domain-containing protein translates to MGDRSRAYFDEANRLGGLVAKMRLASMAQLTSTEAATVEDTPELITRLDQAIERLRQEFPGSSTSRHEVAPGMISQPRASVDETRALRRHLSTYVELMTQRSLFVGDVDATVRRINEAASTTLDIDRVSVWFLDPERTKITCADLFERSTGQHSAGVVLFATDYAPYFKALETERTIAANDAHRDPRTSCFSAFYLTPLSISSMLDVPIWVNGKMVGVVCHEHVGPPRVWNSDEETFAYLMSSFVALALERRGRT, encoded by the coding sequence ATGGGCGACCGGAGCAGGGCTTACTTCGACGAGGCCAACCGTCTCGGAGGTCTGGTCGCCAAGATGCGACTCGCCTCGATGGCGCAGCTGACTTCCACGGAGGCGGCGACGGTCGAGGACACGCCGGAGCTGATCACGCGGCTGGATCAGGCGATCGAGCGCTTGCGCCAGGAGTTCCCCGGCAGCTCGACCTCGCGCCACGAAGTCGCGCCCGGCATGATCTCTCAGCCACGAGCCAGCGTCGACGAGACGCGTGCCCTCAGGCGCCACCTCTCCACCTACGTCGAGCTGATGACCCAGCGCAGCTTGTTCGTCGGCGATGTGGACGCGACCGTGCGCCGCATCAACGAGGCGGCGTCCACCACGCTGGACATCGATCGCGTCAGCGTGTGGTTCCTCGATCCCGAGCGAACCAAGATCACCTGCGCCGATCTGTTCGAGCGCTCGACGGGACAGCACAGCGCGGGCGTCGTGCTCTTCGCCACCGACTACGCCCCCTACTTCAAGGCGCTGGAGACCGAGCGGACCATCGCCGCCAACGACGCGCACCGGGATCCGCGTACCTCGTGCTTCTCTGCTTTCTACCTCACCCCGCTCTCGATTTCGTCGATGCTCGACGTTCCGATCTGGGTCAACGGCAAGATGGTGGGTGTGGTGTGCCACGAGCACGTCGGCCCGCCGCGGGTGTGGAACAGCGACGAAGAGACCTTCGCCTACCTGATGTCGAGCTTCGTCGCGCTGGCGCTCGAGCGACGCGGCCGCACGTGA
- a CDS encoding serine/threonine protein kinase codes for MTEDALGSLARRYRLLERLGQGAMGTVWHAERIADGHRVALKLLKRELVGDQKSLHRFKREARLSSKLQHPNVVATLDAGVDEATGQPWMALELVPGPTLAAWVQEQGAPPMQAAGALLRDVFGAVRRAHELAIVHRDLKPENVLLELGDGPVPRAKVSDFGIAKGLQEKSWASTEAGLGTPLWTAPEQGRDGFVPSPRVDVWALGLIAYFVLTGKPYWRHASGRSSVVDLVLELERASLVAPSERAREAGLGERIPPGFDAWFARAVNRRAEERFADAGESWRALAPILGVAERGSSARRLAWMGVALVLLLLGVLVVVLR; via the coding sequence GTGACGGAGGACGCCCTCGGCTCCCTGGCCCGCCGGTACCGGCTGCTCGAGCGTCTGGGGCAAGGAGCGATGGGTACCGTCTGGCACGCGGAGCGCATCGCCGACGGTCATCGCGTCGCGCTGAAGCTGCTCAAGCGCGAGCTCGTCGGCGACCAGAAGTCGCTGCACCGCTTCAAACGCGAGGCGAGGCTCAGCTCGAAGCTCCAGCATCCCAACGTGGTCGCGACCCTCGACGCTGGCGTGGACGAGGCGACGGGTCAGCCTTGGATGGCTCTGGAGCTGGTGCCCGGTCCGACACTCGCGGCGTGGGTGCAGGAGCAGGGAGCACCGCCCATGCAAGCGGCTGGGGCGCTGCTCCGAGACGTGTTCGGCGCGGTGCGGCGCGCGCACGAGCTCGCCATCGTGCACCGGGACCTGAAGCCCGAGAACGTCTTGCTCGAGCTCGGAGACGGACCGGTGCCGAGGGCCAAGGTCTCCGATTTCGGCATCGCCAAGGGCCTCCAGGAGAAGAGCTGGGCATCGACGGAGGCCGGGCTCGGCACGCCGCTCTGGACGGCGCCCGAGCAGGGGCGGGACGGCTTCGTCCCCTCGCCGCGCGTGGACGTCTGGGCGCTGGGGTTGATCGCCTACTTCGTCTTGACCGGGAAGCCGTACTGGCGCCACGCGAGCGGGCGCTCGAGCGTCGTGGATCTGGTGCTCGAGCTGGAGCGCGCGTCGCTCGTGGCGCCCAGCGAGCGGGCGCGCGAAGCAGGCTTGGGCGAGCGCATCCCGCCGGGCTTCGATGCTTGGTTCGCGCGCGCGGTGAACCGCCGTGCCGAAGAGCGCTTCGCCGACGCCGGCGAGAGCTGGCGCGCGCTCGCCCCGATCCTGGGTGTGGCGGAGCGCGGCAGCTCGGCACGGCGCCTGGCCTGGATGGGCGTGGCGCTGGTGCTGCTCTTGCTCGGCGTTCTGGTGGTGGTCTTGCGCTAG